The following are encoded in a window of Sutcliffiella horikoshii genomic DNA:
- a CDS encoding M14 family zinc carboxypeptidase codes for MKRWKAIVLLFIFVQINPLISEAEQIVNAQEWYTYDRMREDLRLLKRKYKEDMQIKLIGKSEFGQNIWAAKIGEGKENIIILGGHHGREWLTTSLVMTKLEYYLEAYTSGQDIFGYNSQILDDVSIWFVPMVNPDGIRIQQEGIGFLPKHHQTRLIHMNENSMDFDRWKANGMGIDLNRQYPAGWGNIKEKTAAPSFQYYKGKYPLQAKEVQAVVHFTKELEPLMAVTYHSSGRVLYWYFKNNQAVVKRDKKLADHLSRLTGYELDQPEEHAVGGGFSDWFVSEFNRPSFTPEISYFVEDTNPPISVFQEEWKRNKKVGIYLVAKAKYLFLDSNESKMNEAE; via the coding sequence ATGAAGCGATGGAAAGCGATTGTTTTACTGTTTATATTTGTGCAAATTAACCCACTCATTTCAGAAGCAGAGCAAATAGTGAATGCTCAGGAATGGTATACGTATGACAGGATGAGGGAAGATTTAAGGCTTTTGAAAAGAAAGTATAAGGAAGACATGCAAATTAAGCTAATTGGAAAATCAGAGTTTGGTCAAAATATCTGGGCTGCGAAAATAGGTGAAGGTAAAGAAAATATCATTATACTTGGTGGTCACCATGGAAGGGAATGGCTTACGACAAGTCTTGTTATGACTAAGCTGGAATATTACTTAGAGGCGTATACGAGCGGTCAAGATATATTTGGTTACAATTCGCAAATATTGGATGATGTTTCAATATGGTTTGTCCCGATGGTCAATCCGGATGGGATACGGATTCAACAAGAAGGTATAGGTTTTTTGCCTAAACATCATCAAACACGATTAATCCACATGAATGAGAATAGTATGGATTTTGATCGATGGAAAGCTAATGGAATGGGAATAGATTTGAACAGGCAATACCCAGCAGGGTGGGGAAATATTAAAGAAAAAACGGCAGCTCCATCCTTTCAATATTATAAGGGGAAGTACCCGCTGCAGGCGAAAGAGGTCCAGGCAGTTGTACATTTTACAAAAGAATTAGAGCCGTTAATGGCGGTCACTTATCACTCCTCGGGGAGAGTTCTATATTGGTACTTCAAAAATAATCAAGCGGTGGTAAAACGAGATAAAAAATTAGCAGATCACTTATCAAGGTTAACAGGTTATGAACTTGACCAACCGGAGGAGCATGCGGTTGGTGGAGGGTTTTCCGACTGGTTTGTTTCAGAATTCAATAGGCCATCTTTCACACCGGAGATTTCTTATTTTGTCGAAGATACAAATCCTCCAATATCGGTTTTCCAGGAAGAATGGAAGCGGAATAAAAAGGTGGGAATCTACCTTGTGGCTAAAGCGAAATATCTGTTTCTTGACAGTAATGAATCTAAAATGAATGAGGCAGAATAA
- a CDS encoding NADPH-dependent FMN reductase has product MNILAISGSPRKNGRTGIAARFFQNKYGVEVIDLSDGDIPLYNGEAYQAELENVESLRAKVKGADAVLLMSPEYHSGMSGALKNALDFLGSEQFHSKPVGLLAVAGGGKGGINALNNMRVVGRGVYANVIPRQLVLDPHCFEYENDSLNDESAELVDALYKELVMYVKMREYVMQSEEA; this is encoded by the coding sequence ATGAATATTTTAGCGATAAGCGGTAGTCCGAGAAAAAATGGCCGCACAGGAATTGCAGCAAGGTTTTTTCAAAATAAATATGGTGTAGAGGTTATTGATTTAAGTGATGGCGACATTCCGCTATACAATGGAGAAGCTTATCAGGCGGAGCTTGAAAACGTGGAGTCCTTGAGAGCAAAAGTTAAAGGTGCCGATGCGGTTCTGCTTATGTCTCCTGAATACCATAGCGGCATGAGTGGTGCATTGAAAAATGCGTTGGATTTCTTGGGCAGCGAGCAGTTCCATAGCAAGCCTGTTGGGTTGCTGGCAGTTGCAGGTGGTGGTAAAGGCGGAATCAATGCATTGAACAATATGCGTGTGGTGGGCCGTGGCGTTTACGCAAATGTGATACCAAGGCAATTGGTGTTAGATCCGCATTGTTTTGAATATGAAAATGATTCATTGAATGATGAAAGTGCTGAATTGGTGGATGCACTTTATAAAGAGTTAGTGATGTATGTGAAAATGCGTGAATATGTGATGCAAAGTGAAGAGGCCTGA
- a CDS encoding response regulator, which produces MIRIVIADDHHVVRRGLLFFLKTQKDIEIVGEAKNGKEAVELAEALKPDVILMDLVMPEMDGIEATKQIVERNIPSKVLILTSFADQDHVIPAIRAGATGYQLKDVEPDQLIESIRAVHRGESQLHPKVTSHVMSHFTKGFGSTNLHEELTKRELEVLAEIAKGKSNKEIASSLFITEKTVKTHVSNILAKLEVADRTQAALYAVKHGIA; this is translated from the coding sequence ATGATTAGAATTGTAATTGCAGATGACCACCATGTGGTAAGAAGAGGCCTGCTTTTTTTCTTAAAAACGCAGAAAGATATAGAAATTGTAGGGGAAGCGAAAAACGGGAAGGAAGCAGTGGAGCTTGCCGAAGCATTGAAACCAGATGTTATTCTAATGGATTTGGTTATGCCTGAGATGGATGGAATTGAAGCAACGAAACAGATCGTGGAAAGGAATATCCCGTCCAAGGTATTGATTTTGACCAGTTTCGCTGACCAGGATCATGTCATCCCTGCCATACGTGCCGGTGCAACTGGCTATCAACTGAAGGATGTGGAACCTGACCAATTGATTGAATCAATACGTGCCGTTCACCGGGGAGAAAGTCAACTTCATCCTAAAGTAACGTCACATGTGATGTCCCATTTTACGAAAGGATTCGGAAGCACAAACTTGCATGAAGAGTTGACTAAACGCGAGCTTGAAGTTTTAGCTGAGATAGCAAAAGGAAAGAGCAATAAAGAAATTGCCTCTTCTTTGTTTATCACCGAAAAGACTGTTAAAACCCATGTTTCGAATATTTTGGCTAAGCTTGAAGTAGCAGATCGGACTCAGGCAGCATTATATGCAGTAAAACATGGCATTGCTTGA
- a CDS encoding YhdB family protein, producing MNTVDYDRALYYTHRSEWDNLLILMVRTKDDFLSKNIEHFLHSYNFSKDYKEIEKNLYQLLRYIDHAVTRSTEDQLDEISHGYMV from the coding sequence ATGAACACAGTTGATTATGACCGCGCCTTATATTATACGCACCGTTCTGAATGGGATAACCTGCTTATTTTGATGGTGCGGACTAAAGATGATTTCCTCTCCAAAAATATCGAGCATTTCCTTCATTCCTACAACTTTTCTAAGGATTATAAGGAAATTGAGAAGAACCTCTATCAATTGCTTCGATATATTGATCACGCTGTAACAAGGAGCACAGAAGATCAATTGGATGAAATCAGTCACGGATATATGGTGTAA